The Plutella xylostella chromosome 9, ilPluXylo3.1, whole genome shotgun sequence genome has a segment encoding these proteins:
- the LOC105383447 gene encoding venom allergen 5 — protein sequence MMSLVLFGLTGLLFSSATEGCGAGRQMLRTGGLSAYEKQAIVDAHNRLRQSVALGQVSKQPPAANMMEMIWDDELAATAQNWANQCQPAHDSASQRDVLRWPVGQNIAATWTTRPPSGPEDSEPDFNKQINAWFNEVSIFGFKPINGGHGTGHYSQLVWGETSHVGCGYTFYYDPSRGYTKLYVCNYGPGGNVIGSNPYDKGLPSCSAYGLSASTKYNGLCSSTSYMASSSYQTVDNTNTNGYNIISNVIPESTGDSNYKHYNYQYNTQYHNQYDNQYHNQYDNQYQVQYQNSYQQPQPVYHQAVSPTTTYRPFISIFKTASDLFTKPKATGFRFGTLYLNK from the exons ATGATGTCCTTAGTGTTGTTTGGTTTGACGGGGCTACTCTTCAGCTCGGCAACAGAAGGCTGCGGCGCCGGAAGGCAAATGCTGA GAACCGGCGGTTTGTCGGCGTATGAGAAGCAAGCAATCGTGGACGCGCACAACCGCCTGAGGCAATCAGTTGCATTGGGACAAGTCTCAAAGCAGCCACCGGCAGCCAACATGATGGAAATG aTCTGGGACGACGAATTAGCGGCAACTGCACAAAACTGGGCCAACCAGTGTCAACCGGCTCACGACAGCGCGTCCCAGCGCGATGTCCTGAGATGGCCCGTGGGCCAGAACATCGCGGCCACTTGGACCACGCGTCCGCCCAGCGGCCCCGAGGACTCTGAGCCCGACTTCAACAAACAAATCAACGCCTGGTTCAACGAAGTCAGCATCTTCGGCTTCAAACCTATTAACGGCGGACACGGCACCGGCCATTACTCACAG TTGGTGTGGGGTGAGACGTCTCACGTGGGGTGCGGGTACACGTTCTACTACGACCCGTCCCGCGGCTACACCAAGCTGTACGTGTGCAACTACGGGCCCGGCGGGAACGTCATCGGCTCCAACCCGTACGACAAGGGCCTGCCGTCCTGCAGCGCGTACGGCCTGTCCGCCTCCACTAAATACAACGGTCTTTGCT CTTCCACCAGCTACATGGCGTCCTCCTCGTACCAGACCGTGGACAACACCAACACCAACGGCTACAACATCATCTCCAACGTCATCCCCGAGAGCACCGGCGACTCTAACTACAAGCACTACAACTACCAGTACAACACTCAGTACCACAACCAGTACGACAACCAGTATCACAACCAGTACGACAACCAGTACCAAGTCCAGTACCAGAACTCGTACCAGCAGCCACAACCAGTCTACCACCAGGCGGTCAGCCCGACCACCACTTACAGACCCTTCATCAGCATCTTCAAGACGGCATCTGACCTCTTCACGAAACCCAAAGCGACAGGATTCAGATTCGGCACATTATACCTCAACAAGTAA
- the LOC105383995 gene encoding uncharacterized protein LOC105383995: MLRSPSDSKQLHHSSPDLTVKDNKELKQTIELDSVPLRKRKHDDDFNDSFKSFTEEIKKTLCNWKSEIVTDIAQINNNLNNVIKNDLAKLNETSSVLRTDINNMHKEFLEMNNAVRKIDVKQKEMICDITSLQHSVQFTSDQQDDCNKKLDSITINMKKIDLIENELEEIKKENRVLKQDLNAKDQMERMMNLEIIGVPESKTENITDMVMKLAQFVGEDLSPNDVIHANRITPRIAVQGRPRVIIVKLRTRLLKDNMLSRSRKIRITARDLGMPGDSPVYVNEHLTFYNKQLLKKCKDTARVKQYQYIWAKNGRIYVKKNDESTTIKIVTEEDIKKIL, encoded by the coding sequence ATGTTACGATCTCCGTCGGATAGTAAGCAGCTTCACCATTCCAGCCCAGACCTGACGGTTAAGGACAACAAGGAACTAAAGCAAACAATTGAACTGGATTCCGTGCCACTCCGAAAACGTAAGCATGATGATGACTTCAACGATTCCTTCAAATCATTTACGGAGGAaatcaaaaaaactttgtgtAACTGGAAATCAGAAATAGTAACTGATATAGCACAGATAAATAACAACCTTAATAACGTTATTAAGAACGACCTGGCTAAACTAAATGAGACTTCATCCGTGTTGAGGACCGATATAAACAACATGCACAAGGAGTTTCTGGAAATGAATAATGCCGTCCGGAAAATTGATGTTAAACAGAAGGAAATGATATGTGACATAACTTCCCTACAGCATTCAGTTCAATTCACAAGTGATCAACAAGAcgattgtaataaaaaactaGACTCGATCActataaatatgaagaaaattGATCTCATTGAGAACGAGCTtgaagaaattaaaaaagagaACCGAGTCCTCAAGCAAGATTTAAATGCTAAAGATCAAATGGAACGAATGATGAACCTAGAAATCATTGGGGTACCTGAGTCGAAAACGGAGAACATAACTGATATGGTGATGAAGTTGGCGCAGTTCGTTGGCGAAGACCTTTCACCCAATGATGTAATCCATGCAAATCGAATAACTCCGAGGATCGCGGTGCAGGGACGCCCCAGAGTTATAATTGTCAAGCTGAGAACGAGACTTCTAAAAGACAATATGCTGTCTCGATCACGCAAAATTCGCATTACAGCCAGGGATTTAGGTATGCCAGGAGACTCCCCTGTATATGTCAACGAACACCTCACGTTCTATAACAAACAactgttaaaaaaatgtaaagatACGGCCAGAGTTAAACAGTATCAATACATTTGGGCAAAAAACGGGAGGATTTACGTCAAGAAGAACGACGAAAGCACAACCATCAAAATAGTCACAGAGGAAGAcatcaagaaaatattgtaG
- the LOC119691501 gene encoding uncharacterized protein LOC119691501, with protein sequence MLMADHIDAIINKAYKNLGFVIRSCKPFKNLSSLKIVFCSYVRSTLEYASPVWSPQYIIYNSRLERLQKIFVDHLKYRSRKSFDSYEASCHEFGLLTLSERRQMMDMCLLHDIVRGGLDCPELVSRVQYRVPGRRTRHTPLLHVPLHRTNYAQNATLTRIPRIYNSTFSHIDLFTHTKSSFKTQIIKTILSN encoded by the coding sequence ATGCTCATGGCTGACCACATTGATGCTATAATTAATAAGGCATATAAAAATTTAGGATTTGTTATAAGGTCTTGCAAGCCATTCAAAAATTTATCTTCattaaaaatagtattttgCTCGTACGTGCGCAGTACCCTCGAATATGCGAGTCCTGTTTGGTCTCCccagtatattatatacaacAGCCGCCTGGAGCGATTGCAGAAGATATTTGTCGACCACCTTAAATACCGATCACGCAAGTCATTCGATAGCTATGAGGCGTCGTGTCATGAGTTTGGCCTGCTAACACTGTCGGAGCGTCGCCAGATGATGGACATGTGCCTGCTTCACGACATCGTGCGCGGAGGCCTGGACTGCCCGGAGCTGGTGTCGCGGGTGCAGTACCGCGTGCCGGGGCGGCGCACGCGACACACGCCACTCCTGCATGTGCCGTTGCATCGCACTAATTATGCACAAAATGCTACACTCACGCGAATACCAAGAATTTATAATTCCACCTTCAGCCATATAGACCTCTTCACACACACTAAATCATCATTTAAAActcaaattattaaaactattttatccAACTAA